Part of the Aquabacterium sp. NJ1 genome, CGGCTGACTGTGGCCCAGCGCAGAGGGGCCCTTGAAGGCGTCCGAGCTAGGCGTTGCCCCGCGTACCAGCTCCTCAATCACCATGTCACACCAGACGGAGAACTTCACGTCCAGCCAGCGGGCGAAGAACACGGCCAGCTTGGGGTGCGCCCAGGTCCCGCCGTGGTGCCCACGCTTGGTGGTGCTCAATTCACTAATTTTTAGGGATTCACGGAGGGCTCCCAGGTATTCAGCCGTAGTCGGGAGAATCCAGAAGTTGTCCAGGCGCCTACCGAAGGCCTGCGCGGCGGCGGTCATGTTGAACCAGCCGTCAGCACGGAATGTCAGGGCTTGGCCAGTAGCGGGGTAGGTGCGGGTAACGAGGGCGGTCCGAGCCCAAATCCCTGGATTTCAGTGATTTGGACCGGGTAGTCCCCTGGACTCCAGGGTACTGACGCAATTCCCCGGAATTCGGGGGATTTGAAAGTGACCAGGGCACTCGCCGATAGGGCATCAGACACTAGCCACCCATCTGGACAGGAGGGCTCCAACCTTGGGGCCGGATACAACCTCAATAGACCAGCCGCCCCATTCAAAGACAAACAAGTCTGAGCCCAGGCGGTATGCGTCACGATGGCCTGACGGCCTGTGCCCACTGCGAGGTAGTATTGAATAGGACACTGACCACTCGGCGGCCCAGTCTTCTGGCGTCCAAAGGCGGGAGACAACAGGGCCGGCCACCGGCCCCGCTATTTCATAGACCAGCCTTATCAGGCTAGAGGCAACGCCAGCTAGTCCCGAAGTGACTCTGAGGAAGTAGGCGAGCACCCGGAGCACCCGGGGCATTTTTGAATAAGACATGGAGCATCCCTATGCACATCAACATTGATGTGAAGAGATGGTCTCAAGGGCAGGCGGAAGGGGGAAGGGGATAGCCCACTGCACTACAAGCCTAACCATCTGGCAACTATCGCCAAGGGGAAAGTATGCGGCTTCGCGGGGGCACGGACCGTGCAATGAGTTAACGGACCAAATCATGAGCCTTCACTATAAGGGCCCGCTGGCGGCGATGCTTGCATGCCTTCACCGGGTGAGGGCGGAATACAACACCTAAGGCGCCTCAGTCCTCCGAACGGTGCTCGCTAATAATGACTGGAAGGACCTTTCGCTTGTTCCTTGGCCGTTGTGGGTAGGCGTGCAGCGTTGCAGTGATGGCTGCACGGCCACCATTCGCTATGCGGTCCACCACCATATCTGGGGGCTCTTGTCCATCGATGTGGCCCCATCGAAAATGGATAGATGGGGCTCTACGCTCTGTAGTGTTTTTTGTCGCCCCAGCAAGCAAGCACAGAAGGCCCTCCGCGTTGACCAAGTGGACCACCTTGCCGCCATCTGTGGCCGCCTGCTTCCTCCGTGCGCGTTCGGGGACATACTTTATGCGGTACAGGGGGATGCCAATGGCCTCACATACATCTACCGCATCGAACCACGGGCTGGAGCCATCTGACTGCACATGAACCCATGCGGGAGTCTTTGGCACATCCATTTCAGGGCGGGCCTCTTCTTGATTTGTGTCCATGTTCCACCTAGGTAACTAACGGCGCCGACTGTAGTTCAGTGCCACGGAACTAGGAGCCCCCAATGGGTGGGATGCGGGCATCATCCCCCGGAAACTCATAGGAATTCCAACGAGTATCTACACGGGATGTCGGCTCCAGGCTCAACCATACGGGCGGTGAACTCAGGGGAGAGCTGGTCCACCACGATGAGGCTGGAGCATTTGTCCAGTTGGTAGACCTGAATGGTTCGGGGGCAAGGGCCTGTGTTGACCACTTCCTGCAATGAAGGGAGTGTCACAACGCTGCGGAGGGCAAGGCGCTCAATGGCCACTTTCACGTTGTCATGGCGCACATCCAGCCGGTCAGCTCGGCAATTTCCTTGCTGGACATCGTGGTGGACTGGGAAGTGGAAGAGGCGGGAATCAGGTTCATGTGCCCTAGAAACGAAAAAGGCGGACCGAAGCCCGCCCCTGCTCAACATGTGAGCTACCGCACCAATTAGCGTTTGCTATTCGGCGTAGTTTTCACGGGAGTCCAGGTGTTACCCGGCTTCGTGGTTGGGGGCATTGGGCGGTGGTCGGGGACCGTCGAGTAGTTCGGGACCTTGCCGCCGTTAGGCTTTACCTCTTGAAAGATGCCGCCGCCATTGCCGGTGTTTTGACCGGGCTTGAGATTTGCTGCCATAGGATGTCCTTTGTGAAAGCAGCTAATCCCCGAGTTGAGAAACCCTAAACTGTGAATCTGGGGGGTTCTCCAACTCAAACGTTTGGCGTAACCTCAGAACACTGCTCGTAGCAGGACCGGCAGACTTATCGGGAATCTTTAAGCCTTGCCTTGGTGCTCCTCTGCGTCAACAGGGGGGCACCAATCTCGCCTTGGCACTCCCGACTGCTGAGTGCTAGTGAGCACTATATCTAGTGTCCGGGGACGATTCAAGCACTATCAGTAGTGTTTGGCCGTGGAATGGGGGCTATTGCATTGCAGCATTGGCACTGTATAGAACCCCATGCATAATCGCAGGTCGCCCTAATGCACATTTAATGTGATGTGCAGTACCGCTTGACCGTTGAAGTGGACAGGCCGAACTGCTCGGCTGTCTTGGCGATGCTTGCCCCGCTGGACGCCTTCCACGCTTTGACCTCCTTGGGGTCTGCTGCCTGTGGCCTGCCCATGCTGGCCTTGCCCTTGTGTGTCTTCCCGGTGCGCTCCAGGGACTCCCGGGCGGCCTGTCTGCCTGCTGCGGTGCGCTCAATGATGCGCTGACGCTCCATGTCTGCCACCTGCGCCAGGACGGCCAGGATCAATTCGCCCACGCCCTTGGCGATGACCCCCAGGCCATGCACGTGGACCTCAACGCCATTGGTCAGGAGCTGGCGCACCGTGGCCTGCACGTCGAGGGCATCGCGCCCCAGGCGGTCCACCGCGTAGACGTGGAGGGTGTCTCCCTCACGGATGAAGTCCAGCAGGGCGGCAAAGCCCTTGCGGTCCTTGGCCGGTGTTGCTCCACTCACGCCTTCGTCAGAGAACTCCCTGTCAAAGCCCCCGCCCATGGCTGCACGCTGGGACTCAATGGACTGATCTGTGGTCGATACCCGAAAGTAGGCAAGGCGGGACACTGGCGGCTCCTGTTTGGCTCAAAAGATATGTGTACATTGTGAGCCTGGATCAAAAGTGAAGTCAATTACCTTTTGATCTGCCTGGGGTGGCTCTGTGGCGGATGGTCCACAAGGTACAAATTTTGAGCCTATTGGGGGTTCTGCTGGTGAAGCGTTTCACCACGACAGGCGGCCTTGCTTCTGGGAGGATGCGCAGCGTGAATGGCTTGCGATGAGCCCCCACGGCCTGGGCGTCAATTTGTAAAACGCTTTAACTGTTCGCAGGGCACTGGGCGAGGAACCATTGCGGCCATGACTTCACGCCAAACATTGGAAGACTGCAATGCCCACTGTCAAAGAGTTGCTTACCGCCTTGCCTCCCATCCTTCGCGCCCTTCAAGACAGCCCGATGGCCTGCCTTGTGATGGTCTGCCTGTCTGCCTTTGCGCTTGTGGCCTATGCCATTCACAAACGCAACTGATCATGCTCAGGCTGGTCCATTCCGCAGCAGGGCTGTCGGGCTTGTTCCCCTCCTTAGTTCAATGGATAGAAAGGGCCCATACGGGTGCCCAGCACCACAGGCGGCACGGTGCGGAGAATGGTGGGGGCCACGGGGGGAAGCCGCGCTGGGCGTTGATCAGATACCCCCTCGGAAATTCTTGGTGAAACATCCACCCAGCCCCTTTGCGGTCTGCTTGGCTGGGGCTGCGTCTGCACTGGATGTTGATGGCCGTCGCTCGGAGGTCACAGGGGGATTCACAAAGTCACTGTGATCCTCCAGTCTGGCGCCTTCCGAAACAAAAGAAGAGGCATTTAATGTCCGTAATTGAGACACTCGCGGGGTTACTCCCCACCACCCTGAAGGTCCTGAATGACAACCCCATAGGGGCCATGGCGCTAATCTGCTTCGCGTCGTATGCGTTTGTTGCTTTTGTCGTCTACCAGCTCAAGTGACCGCCGGGACGCAAAAGGGGCCGCGAAGGGCCCCAGTGTGATGGTGTGAGTGGTCGGCAGGCCTCTCAGCACTGCGGCACGGGTTCCAGCTTCAGCAGCTTTGTGACCCGTGCGTCCCAGCTCTTGGGACAATATAACTCCAGGGTCCACGATGCGACCTCAATGCTGAAGAAGCCAGAAGACACCTTGCGGATGCAAGAGGCAGACAGTGGCTGTTCACCCCAGAGGCAATAGAACAGGTTGAAGCCCACAGGGGACCGCTTTGCTATCGGTGCGGTCACCGGCCAGATAACGGCCCAGACGATGCGCGACAGGTAGGCAACAACGAAGCGGAACAGGCGGAACAGTGTGGATTTCATGGTCTTCTCGTTAGGCGTCAAAAGTGACGCGGAAGCCATGATTTCAAGGAAACGAGCGCGGGAACAGTCAATGTCCTACTGCTCTGTGAGGGTCCACAAACGGCAACTGTTTACCTGTGGAAACCGTGGGGCGTGGCCCTGAGCGCACCCGCAAAACTTCGATGCGGAGCCATCGGCGGGACGGTGTGTGCCTGACGCCAGAATGAGCAATCACTATACCCAGCGCATGCACAGAAGCGACAGGTTAGAGGGGGGAAAACAACAATCAGGGCTGATTAGGACACCCCTCGGAAATTTGCTGTGTCTTCTTTCGAGACACTCTCGGCTTCTGTGGGTAGGCGTTGGCCAAGGCCTCCATGAGCGCCCGCGC contains:
- a CDS encoding KilA-N domain-containing protein, whose amino-acid sequence is MWARTALVTRTYPATGQALTFRADGWFNMTAAAQAFGRRLDNFWILPTTAEYLGALRESLKISELSTTKRGHHGGTWAHPKLAVFFARWLDVKFSVWCDMVIEELVRGATPSSDAFKGPSALGHSQPGFAAKH
- a CDS encoding recombinase family protein codes for the protein MSRLAYFRVSTTDQSIESQRAAMGGGFDREFSDEGVSGATPAKDRKGFAALLDFIREGDTLHVYAVDRLGRDALDVQATVRQLLTNGVEVHVHGLGVIAKGVGELILAVLAQVADMERQRIIERTAAGRQAARESLERTGKTHKGKASMGRPQAADPKEVKAWKASSGASIAKTAEQFGLSTSTVKRYCTSH